One Anthonomus grandis grandis chromosome 15, icAntGran1.3, whole genome shotgun sequence DNA segment encodes these proteins:
- the LOC126745298 gene encoding uncharacterized protein LOC126745298: protein MKDPSRIFNGDETNFYYGPKLGQVVALKGSKNVYEVDMGGVKQNLTVMFTFSASGTITPPMIIFPNKRLPQSVKDSVPEGWTYALTDNGWMKSETFLLYLEFVLHPSLIKSGVVFPVIVFVDGHKTHVTYPVSTLCSRLEIVLIALYPNSTRILQPADVASFRPLKNLWRYGVLYWRRNHPFMKLRKEDFAAILYTAVEKLDATTILNGFKACGLFPWDFNAIDYTKCLGKNTHIIDSVEEPEANISEGQSEKQISLTLFKKLIGDK, encoded by the coding sequence ATGAAGGATCCtagcagaatttttaatggcgatgaaacaaacttttattatgGGCCAAAACTTGGACAAGTCGTTGCTCTAAAAGGCTCCAAGAACGTTTACGAAGTAGATATGGGAGGTGTGAAACAGAATCTCACTGTGATGTTCACCTTCTCAGCATCGGGTACAATAACACCGCCGATGATCATCTTCCCAAACAAGAGACTTCCACAATCGGTGAAGGACAGTGTTCCAGAAGGATGGACATATGCGTTAACTGATAATGGTTGGATGAAATCCGAAACTTTTTTATTGTACCTTGAATTTGTCTTGCATCCCAGCCTTATCAAATCTGGAGTTGTGTTTCCAGTAATAGTATTTGTTGATGGACACAAAACACATGTCACATACCCAGTAAGTACTTTATGCTCTAGGCTGGAGATAGTCCTAATAGCCCTATATCCTAACTCCACTCGAATTCTTCAACCCGCCGATGTTGCCAGTTTCAGACCCTTAAAAAATCTTTGGCGTTATGGGGTTTTGTACTGGAGAAGAAATCATCCATTCATGAAACTACGAAAGGAAGATTTTGCTGCTATTTTGTACACGGCAGTGGAAAAACTTGATGCAACAACTATATTAAACGGCTTTAAAGCATGTGGATTATTTCCTTGGGACTTCAATGCAATAGACTATACCAAGTGCCTAGGAAAAAATACCCATATTATTGATAGTGTAGAAGAACCAGAAGCAAATATTAGTGAAGGCCAatcagaaaaacaaataagtttgacTTTGTTCAAAAAGCTAATAggtgataaataa